Part of the Paracoccus sp. MC1862 genome, CGCGCGGGCGGAGGCTCCTGCCCTGCCACAGGCGCCGGGGCGAGCAGCGCCCCCAGCAGCGCCGCCGCCAGACCCGCCTGCCCCAGCCCGTGGCGCATCAGAACCGGGTCGAGATCGACAGGTCGAAGGGCTGCGTGTTGTCGTAGTCCTCTTTCTTGATCGCCTTGGACAGGTTGAAGCGCAACGGCCCGATGGGCGTCGTCCAGAACAGCGACACCCCGACCGAGGCGCGGATGTTCATGCTGTCATCCACGCTGCCGTCGATGGCTTCGGTCACGTTGCCGTCCCCGTCGCGGTCGTTGGTGTCGCGGCCGTAACCGGCGACATTGTCCAGCCCCCAGACGGAACCGGCATCGGCGAAGATGCCGCCGCTGATCCCGTATTCCTCGGGCAGTCCCAGCGGGAACTGCGCCTCCGCGCGGGCGGCCCAGAAATAATTGCCGCCCAGCGCGTCCTCGTAGGGCGCATTCAGGTCGCGGGGACCGTAGCCGTTCGATTCAAAGCCGCGGATGCGGCCGGTCCCGCGGAAACGGTCGGTGATGCGGCTTTCGCTGTCGTTCAGCATGACCAGCGCGCCCGCCTCGAACTCGGCCCGCAGCGCGACTTCCTCGCGCCAGGCGCGGCTTTCGACGCCCGCCAGCATCGTCGTGGTGACCGCATCCACATCGCCGCCGAGGCCTGCGAAATCCTGGCTGAAGCGCAGCTTCCAGGCTGTCAGCGGGTCCAGGCCCGTGCCGCGCGTGTCGTAATTGTAGCTGTAGCCAAGCGCCGAGCTGACGCGCTCGCCCTGCTCGCCCACCAGGATCGGGGACGAGCCGATCCATTCGCCGGTTTCGGGATCGAAGCCGACGGGATCGACATCATACAGCTTGTCCTTGCTCAGCCGATAGCTGAGTTCGAGACGCCCGTTCTCGCTGACCGGGAACTCGATCCCCGTCGAAATTCCCAAGCTGCGCGTGTTGAAGCGGGCGTTGTCGTAATCCGACGTGCGGTACCAGGCCGACAGGCGGGCGCGCAGGTCGCGGGCCAGGAAGGACGGCTCGATGAAGCTGAAATCGAACCCCTGCGAGCCGCTGGCGGTCGAGAAGGACAGCGCAACGGTCTGACCGCGGCCAAGGAAGTTCTGCTCGGTCAGCGAGGCGTTGAAGCCGATGCCCTGGCTGGCGCCATAGCTGGCGCCAAAGCCGAGGCTGCCGGTCGGCTGCTCCTCGACGTTGACATCGACAATCACCTGCTGCGGGCTGGACCCTTCGCGCGTTTCCACCTGCGCGTCGGCGAAGTAGCCCAGCGCCCGGATGCGCTCGGCCGAGTTGCGGATCTCACGCGGGTTCAGGGGGTCGCCCTCGACGGTGCGGAACTGGCGGCGGATCACCTCGTCCAGCGTCGTCGTGTTGCCCTCGATGTCGATGCGCTCGACAAAGACACGCGGCCCGCGGGTCAGCGCGAAGGTCAGGTCCAGCGTCTGGTTGCGCGGGTTTCGCGTCACCCGAGGTTCGACCGCAAGGAAATTGGCGCCCTGCTGCAAGGCCACGGCCTCCAGCCGCTGGATCGAGTTCTCGACCGCCTGCGGGCTGTAGACCTGTCCCGGCCTAACCCGGTTCTGCGCCACATAGGCGTCGGCGGACACGCCCGGCACCTCGCTGACGACGGTGACATTGCCGAAGGTGTAACGCGGGCCTTCGTAGATGTTGTAGGTGACGAAGAACGCGTCGCGTTCGCGGGCGACCTCGGGCGCCACGGCCTGCACCCGGAAGTCGGCGTAACCGCGCGAGCGGTAGAAGTCGGTCAGCAACTGCTCGTCCAGTTGCGTCCGTTCGGGGGCGAAGACGTCGCGGCGGATGAAGGTCCGCAGGATGCCCGCCTGCTTGGTCGCCAGTACGTTCCGCAGCCGGCGGTCGGAAAAGGCGCGGTTGCCGGCGAATCCGATGCGCTCGATCTCGGTCAGGTCGCCTTCGCGGATCTCGAACACCAGATCCACGCGGTTGCCGGGGCGGCGGATCACGCGGGGATCGACGCGGGCGGCATAGCGCCCCTCGCTGGCATAGGCGGCAGCGATGGTCTGAGCGTCCCGTTCCGCCTGCGCGGGCGAGAACACCCGGCGCGACTGCGACTGCACGATCTCGCCCAGCCGTTCGTCGTTCAGGCGGCGGTTGCCCTCGAAGCTGATGACGTCGATGACCGGATATTCGCTGACGCGGATGACCAGCGTGCTGCCCTGCGGGACGATCTCGACCGTCTCGAACAGGCCCGACTGCTGCAGGCGCTGCTGCGCGTCATTCAGATCGCCCAGCGACAGGTCGGCGCCGCGGCGAATGTCGGCAAGCGACAGGATGGTTTCCGCATCGACGCCCTGCGCGCCTTCCAGCCGCACCTCGGAATAAACGGCGGCGACCGCCGGCATCCCCAGCATGACCGTCAGCGCCAGTCCCGAGACGAGCGCCCGCGTGCCCCTGATAGCCGGGCTTGCGCCCATCCTGCGATCCCACATGACCTGTCCCTTGCGCCTGGCGTATCGCGCCGGTTTTCCCGGCCGCATTTGCGGCAGGATTAAACCCCTGCCGCCTGTCCTGTCAAAGCAAACCCCCGCCTCAGCGGCAAAGTATGTCGTTGGAGAGGCCGAAGAACATCAGTGCCAGCACCAGCGCCACGCCGATGCGGGTCAGCACATCCATGACGCGTGCCGACGGCGGGCGGCCCGCCACGGCCTCCCATGTGTAGAAGGCAAGGTGTCCGCCATCCAGCACCGGGATCGGCAGCAGGTTCAGGAAACCGATGCCCGCCGACAGCACCGCGACCAGCCAGAAGAAGTTGCCCGCGCCCGAGCTGGCCGCGTCCCCCGCGACCTCGGCGATGGAAATCGCGCCGGACAGGTTGCAGCGGCCGATCTGCCCGGTGACCATGGCGACCAGCCCGGTCAGCGAGCCCCAGATCACGTCCCAGGTCTGCTGTGTGCCGATCCACAGCGCCTCGAACGGGTTGGGCGTCCGGGTGGCGGGGCGGATGTAGCCCTCTCCTCCGGTCACGCCGATCAGCCAGCGTTTCTCGAAGCCGCCATCGACGCGGGGCAGGTCCTGTTCGCGGGGGACAAGGACAAAATCGGCCTCTCCGGCGTCCTCGCGCCAGACGCGCATGGTGACGGGGCGGCCCTGCGCGGCCTCGACGGTCGGTCGCAGGTCGGTGAAGCGGGTGATCGGCCGGCCTTCGACCGCCAGGATCACATCGCCGGGCCGCAGGTCCACCGCCGAGGCGGCGCTGCGCGGCCCCACGCCCGAGACGCGCGGTGGCGCGACATCGGGGGCGGTGACGGTGATCTCGTTGCCCCCACGGCGGACGGTCCACTGCTGCTGCGGCGCGGGCGGCAGCGTCTCGGACAGGCGGAACAGCGCGCCCCAGTCGGTGACGGGCTGTCCTCCGACGGCCAGCACCTCGTCGCCGGGCCGCAGGTCGTTGGTGATGCCGGGGGGCGCGGGCGCGATCTCGCCCACCACCACGCGGTCGGTGGCAAGCCCCTGCCACATGACCACGCCCGCAAAGACGGCAGCGGCCAGGATGAAGTTGAAGAACGGCCCCGCCGCAACGGTGGCGAACCGCGCCCAGAGCGGCGCACCCCCCAGCGTCTGCCGCGCCAGCCTTGGGTCGACCGAGCCGTCGCGGGTGGCGCTGGCCACATCCGCATCCCCGAGGAAGCGGACATACCCGCCAAGCGGGATCGCCGCGACCTGCCAGACGGTGCCGCGCCGGTCGCGGCGGGCGAACAGCCGCGGCCCGAAGCCTAGCGAGAAGACCTCGGCCCGGATGCCCGACCAGCGGCCGACGATGTAATGGCCGTATTCGTGGACGCCCACGATGATCGACAGCGCGATGATGAAGGCGGCGACCGTCCAGGCAAAGCCGCCCATCTGTCCGGCGATTTCCCCGATCATGCCGCCGCCTGCCACACGGCGGCGTCACGCCGCGCTTGCGCGTCCCATTCCAGAACGGTCTGCAGGCTGTCGGGACTGTTCCCGAAGCCCGCCCGCCCCGCCGCGAGATCAAGCGCATGCGCGACCGCCCCCGCCATGTCGGTGAAGCGGATGCGGCCGGTGATGAAATCGTCCAGCGCCTGTTCCTTGGCCGCGTTCAGCACCGCCCCAGCGGCCCCGCCCTGCGCGATCACCTGCCGCGCCAATGCCAGCGCCGGCCAGCGCGTCCCGCAGGGGGCACGGAAGGTCAGGCTGCCCAGGGCGGCAAGGTCCAGCCGCGGCAACGGCAGCTTCTCGCGCCGGGGCCAGTGCAGCGCATGGCCGATGGCATGGCGCATGTCCGGCGGCCCCAGATGCGCCAGCGTGCCGCCGTCGATATAGGCGACAAGCGCATGGACGATGGATTCGGGATGGATCAGGACGGCGATGCGGTCTTCCGGCAGGCCGAAGAACTCATGCGCCTCGATGACTTCCAGCGCCTTGTTGAACATCGAGGCGCTGTCGATGGTGATGCGCTGGCCCATGTCCCAGTTCGGATGGCTGGACGCCTCGGCCACCGTGGCCCGGGCCAGCCGCTCAAGCGGCCAGTCGCGGAAGGCGCCGCCCGAGGCGGTCAGGGTGACAAGCTCGACCCGGTCGAGACTGTTATTCTCAAGGCACTGGAAAACGGCGGAATGTTCCGAATCCACCGGCAGGATCGTGGCGCCGCTGCGCTGTGCGGTGCCCATCAGTAGGCGGCCTGCGGCAACAAGGCTTTCCTTGTTCGCCAATGCCAGCGTGCCGCCGCGCTGGACCACCCGCAGGCCGGGGGCAAGCCCCGCCGCGCCCACGATCGCCGACAAGGTCCAGTCGGCAGGCCGGTCGGCGGCCTCGGCGATGGCGGTCGTGCCGGTCGCGGCCTCGACCCCCGACCCCTCCAGAGCCTCGCGCAGATCAGGCAGCAGCGCTTCGTCGGCGATCACGGCGATCTCGGCCCGCAGGGCGCGCGCCATCTCGGCCAGCCGCGCGACGTTGCGCCCGCCGGTCAGGGCGACCGTCCGCCATGTCGCGGGTCCGCCTGACCGCATCAGCAGGTCGAAGGCGCTTTCCCCGACCGAGCCGGTCGCGCCGAAGATGGAAACGCTGCGCATCTCAGCCCACGATCGGCAGCCAGTTGCCCAGGCCCAGCACCGTCGCTGCGGCGAGCGATCCTGCCATCGCATCGAAACGGTCCATCAGCCCTCCGTGTCCGGGGATCAGGCGCGAGCTGTCCTTTACGCCGACCCGCCGCTTGATCCAGCTTTCGGCGATATCGCCCATCTGGCCGGCAAAGGCGAGAAGCGGGCCGATCACGATCACGCCGGGATCGGCCCGGCCGAGGATCACGAGGATGATCCCCAACAGCACCGCACCGGCCCAGCCGGCGACAGTCCCGCTCCATGTCTTCTTCGGGCTGATGGCGGGCCAGAACTTGGGGCCGCCGACGCTGCGGCCGACGAAGTAACCCAGCACGTCCGACAGCACGACCAGGGCCACGATCCAGACCGCCTCGCCCAAGCCGAAGGTGATGCGTATCCACAGCAGCCCCCAAGCCGCCAAGACCATCATCAGGCTGAAGCCGACATAGGCAAGCCGCAGCTCGCGCCGGGCGATGCGGGTGCCGAGGCCAAGGGACAGGATGAAGGCCAGCGCCCCCCACGATCCCCAAAGCAGCGTCAGGGCCATCGCCAGGCCTGACAGCAGGCCGACGCCGATCACCCGGCCACGCTGCGGCGCCGGGACCACGAGGCGGGTCAGTTCCCACATCAGGGCCGCGAACAGAACCGAGATGCCGATGCTGGCCACCAGCACCGGCAGCAACAGCAGCGCGGTGCCGGCAACAAGGATGATCAGCGCCGAGCCGAGCCGCTCGGCCAGATCGGGCCAGCGGCCCTGTGGCGCGACGCGCGGTGGGCGCAGGCCCCTCATGCCGCTCCGAAACGGCGCTGGCGCAGGCTGGTGCGGTCGAGGATCTCGGCCAGATGCGCCGGCGAGAAATCGGGCCACAGCACCGGCGTGAACTCGTATTCCGCATAGGCCGCCTGAAACGGCAGGAAATTCGAGGTCCGCGTCTCGCCCGAGGTGCGGATCACCAGATCCGGGTCGGGCTGGCCGGCGGTGTCGAGGCAGGCGGCAAGGTCGGCCTCGCCGGGCCTTGCGATCTCGCCGGCCGCGATCCTGCCGGCCAGCCGCGCCGCCGCCCGCGCAAGCTCGTCGCGGCCACCGTAGTTGATGGCGACGGTCAGGTTCAGGCGGCAGTTGCCCGCCGTCCGCGCCTCGATCCCCGCCATCAGCGCCTGCAGCTTGGGGTCCAGCCGCTCGCGCCCGCCGATGAAGCGCATCCGCACGCCCTCAGCCGCCATGGCGTCGGCCTCGCGCCGGATATAGCGGGCGAAGATACCCATCAGGCCCAGCACTTCCTCGGTCGAGCGCTTCCAGTTCTCGGTCGAGAAGGCGTAAAGTGTCAGCCAGTTCACGCCGAGGTCTGGCGCCGCCCGGACGATCTGCTTGACCCGCTCGGCCCCGCGACGGTGGCCGACGAGGCGCGGCCAGCCCCGCTCGCTGGCCCAGCGCCCGTTGCCGTCCATGATGATCGCGACATGGCGGGAGCGGGCTGCGCCATTGGCGAAGGCGGGCGTGATGACCGGCGCTGCTTCGGCCATGATGTCAGACCTGCATGATTTCGGCTTGTTTAGACTCGAGCGCCTTGTCCACCTCGGCGATCATCTTGTCGGTCAGTTCCTGCACCGAGGATTCCCAGAACTTCTGGTCGTCCTCTGCCATGCCCTTGGACTTGCCCTTCTTGATCTGGTCCATGCCGTCGCGGCGCACGTTGCGGATCGCGACGCGGGCGCTTTCGGCATATTGCGCGGCGACCTTGGTCAGCTCGCGCCGGCGTTCCTCGTTCAGTTCGGGGATCGGCAGCATGATGATGGTGCCGTTGGTCTGCGGGTTGATGCCGAGGCCGCTTTCGCGGATCGCCTTTTCCACCTTGCCGACCATGCCCTTGTCCCAGATGTTGATTGTGACCATGCGCGGTTCCGGCACGTTCACGGTCCCAAGCTGGTTGATCGGCGTGGGCGAGCCATAGGCGTCCACGGTAATCGGGTCGATCATGCTGGCCGAGGCGCGGCCCGTCCGCAGGGATGAAAATTCGTGCCGCAGGCTGTCCATCGCGCCTTTCATCCGGCGTTCAAGGTCATCCGTATCGATCTCGATCTCGTCGGCCATAATCCTGCTCGCAGATAGTTTTTTCGCTCTATAGCCGCTTGCGGACGGGTTTGTATAGGTGCACTGCCGCCGCAGTTGCAGACAGCTTTACGCTTTCTCGTAGGCGCTGCCGTCCCCGGCCCGGCGGGCGCGGGCGACATACTCGCCCTTTTCCGGCACCGCCACCGCCCGGAACTCGCGCGCGAGCCGGTGCAGCGCCGCGCGCATCTCGGGGCCGCGCATGGGCTGGCCGTGAAAGGTCACGGCAAGTTCGGGTCCCAGCGCGGCGAGCTTCTTCACCGACTCCTCGGCGGCTTCCCAGTCGATGGTGAAATACATCGGTGGGCCGTGCATCTGCGGCTCTTGCAGGGCAACGTCATAGGCGGACTCCTGCCCTGTCGTGCAGAAGGCATCGCCCACGATCAGGGCGCGATCCCCGTCGCGCCAGAGCGAGACATGACCAACCGAGTGGCCGGGCGTGTGGACCCAGCGCCAGCCCGGCATGAACGGCACGCTGCCATCCTCGGGCAGCGGGCGCAGGCGCGCGCCGACATCCACGGGCGACCTGGGGTAAAGACGCGAGAGGCGCGCCATCAGCCCGCCGCCGACGCTTGGATCCGCGGGCGGATAGGCGGCGCTGCCGTTCAGGTAGGGGTGTTCAAGCGGATGCGCGTAGACGGGGGCGTCCCATTCCTCGGCCAGCTGCTCCAGCGCGCCGACATGGTCGAAATGACCATGCGTCATGACAATGGCGGCGGGGCGCGATCCTTCCCCGAAGCGCGCCTGCGCGGCACTGCGGATCAGGCCCGCCGTCCCGGTCAGCCCCGCGTCGATCAGCACCCATTCGCGATCCCCTGCGCCCGAGGGGCCCACGAAGATCACGTTGACAATGCCCAGGCGCCGATAGGCCAGATCGGGCGCGACCTCATGCGTATGGTCGCGCCGTGCGGCATCCAGTTCCGGCTCGACCGCGCTTGCGTCGTCGGAAAGGGGGATCTGTTCGGACATGGCCGCCTCGTTTCTGGCTTCAAGGCAGAACGAACGCGGCGGGCCGGGGTTCCTATTCGTGCACCCGCGTATAGGTGCCGTTCCCCGCCAGGATGCCGCAGAAGCCGCCCGGCTCGTCCAGCGAGAAGACGATGATCGGCAGGTTGTTGTCCCGCGCCAGCGCGATGGCCGAGGCGTCCATGACGTTGAGATGCTTCTGCAGCACTTCGTCATAGCTCACGTTGTCGTAACGCACCGCGTCGGCATGCTTCTTGGGATCCTTGTCATAGACCCCGTCCACCTTGGTGCCCTTGAAGATCACCTCGCAGTTCATCTCGTTGGCGCGCAGCGTGGCCGCGGTGTCGGTGGTGAAATACGGGTTCCCGGTTCCGGCCGCGAAGATGATGACGCGCTTCTTTTCCAGATGACGGATGGCGCGGCGGCGGATGTAGGGCTCGGCCACCTCGTCCATGCGGATGGCGCTGATGACGCGGGTGTGGATGCCCTCGGCTTCCAGCGCCGCCTGCATGGCCAGCGCGTTCATCACCGTCGCCAGCATCCCCATGTAGTCGGCAGTCGCCCGCTCCATCCCCTGGGCGCTACCCTGCAGGCCACGGAAGATGTTGCCGCCGCCGATCACCATGCAGATCTCGGTGCCGAGGTCATGAACGGATTTCACCTCATTGGCGATGCGGGCGACGGTCGGCGGGTGCAGCCCGTAGCCCTGGTCGCCCATCAGCGCCTCGCCGGAGATCTTCAGCATGACCCGGTCATAGCCGACGGCCTGCGGTGCGGCGGTCGAGGGTGGCGCGGGGTTGGTCAGGTCGGTTTCGGTCATGCTGTGGCCCCCGCGGATTTCATCGGCCGGCAAAATGACGCAGATAGAGCGCATGATCAACACCGCCTCCGCCGCGTCAGACGATCCCTCGCGGATTGAACGGCTCGTCGCCGTCATCGACCCGAGCCGCCCGGTCCTGATCGCGGGACCGACCGCATCGGGCAAGTCGGCGATGGCGCTGCGGATCGCGCGGGCGATTGGCGGTGCGGTGGTCAATGCCGATGCCCTGCAGGTCTGGTCCTGCTGGCGGGTGCTGACGGCGCGCCCCTCGACCGAGGATGAAGCCGCGGCCCCGCACCTGCTTTACGGCCATATCGCGCCGGGGCGCAGCTATTCCGTCGGAGACTGGCTGGCCGAGGTCGCGGCATTGCTGGACCGGTCCCGCCCGCTGGTGATCGCAGGGGGGACCGGGCTTTACCTGTCGGCGCTGACCTCGGGCCTGGCCGTCATTCCCCCGGTCCCCGCAGAGATCCGGGCAAAGGGCGACGCATGGCTGGCGCGTGGCGGGCTGGAGGAGATGATCGAGGCGCTGGACGCGCGCACCCGCGCGGGTCTGGACCTGCGGAACCCGGCCCGCGTCCAGCGCGCGTGGGAGGTGCTGAGCGCGACCGGACGGGGGCTTGCCGACTGGCAGGCCGAAACGCCGCCGCCGCTGATTCCGGCGGGCGGGGCGCAGCGCTTCGTGCTGCAGACGGACCGCGACCGGCTTGCCCGGCGCATCGCCGCGCGCTTTGACGCGATGCTGCAGCAGGGCGCGCTGGACGAGGTGCGGCAGATGCTGCCCCTCTGGCAGGCGGGCGCGCAATGGACCCGCGCGATCGGCGCGGCCGAGCTGAAGGACCACCTGGAAGGGCACGCAACGCTGGCCGAAGCGACGGAGCGCGCGGTCATCTCGACGCGTCAATATGCGAAAAGCCAGCGCATCTGGTTCCGCAACCGGATGCGCGGCTGGACCATCGTTCACGTTTAAAGAATTTCCGGGAACGTTCATGGTTTATCAACGTTTTATGTGCGATATTTTCACATAGCGAATCTGGGGGCAGGCCGATGTCCGCTGACCCGAACACATTTACCGACAGCCTTTATCCCGCCGGTTGCCTTGTCGATGCGCCGGATGCGTTCACGCCCTCGCCGCCGGCGAATTTGCCGCAGCCCGCAGCACCGATCACGCCCTATGCCGGGCGGCCGCGGCCGCCCGAAACCGGGCTGCGGCTGCTGCCGCTCGACAGCTTTGTCTGGGGGGGCGCTGCCCGGCCGGATGGCGTCCGGCGCGGCCGGACCCGCGGGGACCATTGCCTGATCCGTGTCACGGCAGGCGTGATGCGGATCATCCTGCCCAGCGGTGCGGTGGATCACGGCGCCGGCAGCGTGATCTTCGTGCCCGCCGGCACCGCCTTTGCCGCCGATCCCCAGCCCGGCGTGGCAGGTCAGGCACTGCTGATGCAGCGCGACATGGGCCGGCGACTGGCGCTGCCGAACCGCATCGTGGTCGGCAGCGGGGCCAGCGATGCCTTTTCGGCCGATATCGCCGCACTGGCAATGCGCGGCCGCGACCCCATCGCCAGCGCAACCGCTGCCTGCCGGCTGGAACTGATTGCGACCACGCTGCACCGCCTGTCTGCCCGGCCGGAACCCGCAAGCCCCGCCTTGCCCGGTCAGGACAGCCGCGCGCTGGTCGAGGCCTATTGCGAACTCGCGGGCCGAGAGATGGGTCGCGGACGGACCATCGCCGATCTGGCCGAGGCGCTGGGCACGACGGCGGGTGGGCTGGACATGGCCTGCCGCCGGCAGCGGGGCTGCTCGGCGCTGGACCTGATCTACAAGCTGCGGGTCGAACGTGCGGTGGCCCTGCTGCCGGATCGCACCCGCAGCCTTGCCCAGATCGCCGAGGATCTCGGCTTCACCGGAACCGCGCATCTGAACCGCGTCATGATGGCACTTGCGGGACGACCGGCAGAAGCGTTCCGGGCACATGCGTGACGCAAGGCTGCGCCGGAAATGGCGGGGGAGATCTGAAGACACGGAAGGGACTGCTGGCAATCAGCGCAAGGAGAGGCAGAGCCGAAGAACACCCCCTTCGTCGAAACTGACGGATTCCCAGGCACGCCAAAGGCGACGCAAAATACCGGAAGGTTCCACGATCCGGTTGCCGCGGCTCTGTTGCACAAATGGTCTGATGGCCGTTGTTCCCCCTTTCCCCGGACAGACTCATTCCACAGCTTCAGTGACGGGTATGCCGAGCGCGGTGTAGCCGTTCAGGACGGCAATCCGGACCTGAAGTTCGGCGACCTGACGATCGAAGTCCCGCGCCATGAGGCGTTGCCCCAGAAGTTTCACGCAATGCATCTTCGTCTCGACGCGGCTCCGGCGGTGGTATCCACTCCATCTTCGCCAAAGCGTGCGGCCCAGGTATTTCGCAGATCGCAGAGCCTCGTTGCGCGCCGCGGCCCCGGCCGTGACAGCCTTCCATGGCTTTGCGTTCCTGCGGGGCGGGATCACGGCGTGAGCGCCGCGGTCGGCGATCGCATCGTGGCACTTGCGGGTGTCGTAGGCACCGTCAGCCGTAACGCTGCCGATCTCCTCGTCCGCCGGGATCTGGTTGAGCAGATCTGGCAGGACCGGGGCGTCACCGATGTGGCTCCCGGTGATCTCGATGGCCCGGACTTCTAGCGTTTCCTCGTCGATCCCAATGTGAATCTTGCGCCAGATACGCCGCTTCGGGCCGCCATGCTTGCGGGCGTGCCACTCGCCTTCGCCTTCGACCTTGATCCCGGTGCTGTCGACCAGCAGGTGCAGAGGTCCCTTGGAGCCCCGATACGGGATGTTGACGGCCAGGGTCTTCTGGCGCCGCGACAGCGTGCTGAAGTCAGGCACCGTCCAGTCGAGGCCGATCAGGCGAAGCAGGCTCTCGACGAACCCTGCCGTCTGCCGCAATGCCATGCCGAACAGCACCTTCATGGAAAGGCAAGTCTGGATGGCGGCATCGCTGTAGGTCTGCTGTCGGCCACGTCGACCTGTCGCAGCCGCCTCCCAGCTCATCTCGGGGTCGAACCAGATCGTCAGCGAGCCACGGCGCTTGAGCGCTTCATTGTAGGCCGGCCAGTTCCTGGTCTTGTAGGTCAGGCGTGTGGGTTTGCTCATGTCGACCAGCTACCATGCTGACTCACGACATGAGTCACTGAAGGGATTTGTGCAACATGTGTAACCGCCCCAAGCGCAAGAGGGATTTTGAAGCTGATCTTGGCGCGTTGTCGGGTGCTGACATGTGTCCGGCCTCATGATGCGGCGCGATCCATGCCGCAGGGCCCGTATGGTGTTCGAAGGTCGGGTCCAGATCAAAGCCGCGTGCTCATAGGCACTCTGTTGCACACTGGTTTTCCCGATCCCGTCTCACAACTGTTGCGCCAAACTGCTCCTTGCCCTCTTCCGCTCCGACGTCCTCGCGAT contains:
- the rseP gene encoding RIP metalloprotease RseP, with amino-acid sequence MIGEIAGQMGGFAWTVAAFIIALSIIVGVHEYGHYIVGRWSGIRAEVFSLGFGPRLFARRDRRGTVWQVAAIPLGGYVRFLGDADVASATRDGSVDPRLARQTLGGAPLWARFATVAAGPFFNFILAAAVFAGVVMWQGLATDRVVVGEIAPAPPGITNDLRPGDEVLAVGGQPVTDWGALFRLSETLPPAPQQQWTVRRGGNEITVTAPDVAPPRVSGVGPRSAASAVDLRPGDVILAVEGRPITRFTDLRPTVEAAQGRPVTMRVWREDAGEADFVLVPREQDLPRVDGGFEKRWLIGVTGGEGYIRPATRTPNPFEALWIGTQQTWDVIWGSLTGLVAMVTGQIGRCNLSGAISIAEVAGDAASSGAGNFFWLVAVLSAGIGFLNLLPIPVLDGGHLAFYTWEAVAGRPPSARVMDVLTRIGVALVLALMFFGLSNDILCR
- the uppS gene encoding polyprenyl diphosphate synthase, which produces MAEAAPVITPAFANGAARSRHVAIIMDGNGRWASERGWPRLVGHRRGAERVKQIVRAAPDLGVNWLTLYAFSTENWKRSTEEVLGLMGIFARYIRREADAMAAEGVRMRFIGGRERLDPKLQALMAGIEARTAGNCRLNLTVAINYGGRDELARAAARLAGRIAAGEIARPGEADLAACLDTAGQPDPDLVIRTSGETRTSNFLPFQAAYAEYEFTPVLWPDFSPAHLAEILDRTSLRQRRFGAA
- a CDS encoding MBL fold metallo-hydrolase, which gives rise to MSEQIPLSDDASAVEPELDAARRDHTHEVAPDLAYRRLGIVNVIFVGPSGAGDREWVLIDAGLTGTAGLIRSAAQARFGEGSRPAAIVMTHGHFDHVGALEQLAEEWDAPVYAHPLEHPYLNGSAAYPPADPSVGGGLMARLSRLYPRSPVDVGARLRPLPEDGSVPFMPGWRWVHTPGHSVGHVSLWRDGDRALIVGDAFCTTGQESAYDVALQEPQMHGPPMYFTIDWEAAEESVKKLAALGPELAVTFHGQPMRGPEMRAALHRLAREFRAVAVPEKGEYVARARRAGDGSAYEKA
- the dxr gene encoding 1-deoxy-D-xylulose-5-phosphate reductoisomerase, translating into MRSVSIFGATGSVGESAFDLLMRSGGPATWRTVALTGGRNVARLAEMARALRAEIAVIADEALLPDLREALEGSGVEAATGTTAIAEAADRPADWTLSAIVGAAGLAPGLRVVQRGGTLALANKESLVAAGRLLMGTAQRSGATILPVDSEHSAVFQCLENNSLDRVELVTLTASGGAFRDWPLERLARATVAEASSHPNWDMGQRITIDSASMFNKALEVIEAHEFFGLPEDRIAVLIHPESIVHALVAYIDGGTLAHLGPPDMRHAIGHALHWPRREKLPLPRLDLAALGSLTFRAPCGTRWPALALARQVIAQGGAAGAVLNAAKEQALDDFITGRIRFTDMAGAVAHALDLAAGRAGFGNSPDSLQTVLEWDAQARRDAAVWQAAA
- the pyrH gene encoding UMP kinase, which produces MLKISGEALMGDQGYGLHPPTVARIANEVKSVHDLGTEICMVIGGGNIFRGLQGSAQGMERATADYMGMLATVMNALAMQAALEAEGIHTRVISAIRMDEVAEPYIRRRAIRHLEKKRVIIFAAGTGNPYFTTDTAATLRANEMNCEVIFKGTKVDGVYDKDPKKHADAVRYDNVSYDEVLQKHLNVMDASAIALARDNNLPIIVFSLDEPGGFCGILAGNGTYTRVHE
- the bamA gene encoding outer membrane protein assembly factor BamA, with the translated sequence MWDRRMGASPAIRGTRALVSGLALTVMLGMPAVAAVYSEVRLEGAQGVDAETILSLADIRRGADLSLGDLNDAQQRLQQSGLFETVEIVPQGSTLVIRVSEYPVIDVISFEGNRRLNDERLGEIVQSQSRRVFSPAQAERDAQTIAAAYASEGRYAARVDPRVIRRPGNRVDLVFEIREGDLTEIERIGFAGNRAFSDRRLRNVLATKQAGILRTFIRRDVFAPERTQLDEQLLTDFYRSRGYADFRVQAVAPEVARERDAFFVTYNIYEGPRYTFGNVTVVSEVPGVSADAYVAQNRVRPGQVYSPQAVENSIQRLEAVALQQGANFLAVEPRVTRNPRNQTLDLTFALTRGPRVFVERIDIEGNTTTLDEVIRRQFRTVEGDPLNPREIRNSAERIRALGYFADAQVETREGSSPQQVIVDVNVEEQPTGSLGFGASYGASQGIGFNASLTEQNFLGRGQTVALSFSTASGSQGFDFSFIEPSFLARDLRARLSAWYRTSDYDNARFNTRSLGISTGIEFPVSENGRLELSYRLSKDKLYDVDPVGFDPETGEWIGSSPILVGEQGERVSSALGYSYNYDTRGTGLDPLTAWKLRFSQDFAGLGGDVDAVTTTMLAGVESRAWREEVALRAEFEAGALVMLNDSESRITDRFRGTGRIRGFESNGYGPRDLNAPYEDALGGNYFWAARAEAQFPLGLPEEYGISGGIFADAGSVWGLDNVAGYGRDTNDRDGDGNVTEAIDGSVDDSMNIRASVGVSLFWTTPIGPLRFNLSKAIKKEDYDNTQPFDLSISTRF
- the frr gene encoding ribosome recycling factor, yielding MADEIEIDTDDLERRMKGAMDSLRHEFSSLRTGRASASMIDPITVDAYGSPTPINQLGTVNVPEPRMVTINIWDKGMVGKVEKAIRESGLGINPQTNGTIIMLPIPELNEERRRELTKVAAQYAESARVAIRNVRRDGMDQIKKGKSKGMAEDDQKFWESSVQELTDKMIAEVDKALESKQAEIMQV
- a CDS encoding phosphatidate cytidylyltransferase, whose translation is MRGLRPPRVAPQGRWPDLAERLGSALIILVAGTALLLLPVLVASIGISVLFAALMWELTRLVVPAPQRGRVIGVGLLSGLAMALTLLWGSWGALAFILSLGLGTRIARRELRLAYVGFSLMMVLAAWGLLWIRITFGLGEAVWIVALVVLSDVLGYFVGRSVGGPKFWPAISPKKTWSGTVAGWAGAVLLGIILVILGRADPGVIVIGPLLAFAGQMGDIAESWIKRRVGVKDSSRLIPGHGGLMDRFDAMAGSLAAATVLGLGNWLPIVG